A region of Streptomyces deccanensis DNA encodes the following proteins:
- a CDS encoding adenosylcobinamide-GDP ribazoletransferase: MSTTPEPPASSSPTLADGLRFAFGTLTVLPVTVRRWDREAARVGMLCAPVAGLVVGLGAALLGGLLLLLGAGPLLAAVASVAVPAALTRGLHLDGLADTADGLGSGRPAEDALRIMKQSDIGPFGVVTLVLVLLAQVAALTEAYGESWAVGALAAAVGATAARLALTLAARAGVPAARPEGLGAAVAGVVPVRGALLVAALTGCAAAGVGALFGPFDIGRTVLAVVLACGAAELLLRHCVRRFGGVTGDVFGGLAETAATAALVAFTFG; this comes from the coding sequence GTGTCCACGACCCCCGAGCCCCCCGCCTCCTCCAGCCCGACGCTCGCCGACGGCCTGCGTTTCGCCTTCGGCACCCTGACCGTGCTGCCGGTGACCGTGCGCCGCTGGGACCGTGAGGCGGCGCGCGTCGGGATGCTCTGCGCGCCCGTCGCCGGGCTGGTCGTCGGCCTGGGCGCGGCCCTGCTCGGCGGTCTCCTGCTGCTCCTGGGCGCCGGGCCGCTGCTCGCCGCCGTGGCCTCCGTCGCCGTACCGGCCGCCCTCACCCGGGGCCTCCACCTGGACGGGCTCGCCGACACCGCCGACGGCCTGGGCAGCGGCAGGCCCGCCGAGGACGCCCTGCGGATCATGAAGCAGTCGGACATCGGGCCGTTCGGGGTCGTCACCCTCGTCCTCGTCCTGCTGGCCCAGGTCGCCGCGCTCACCGAGGCGTACGGCGAGTCCTGGGCGGTGGGCGCGCTCGCGGCGGCCGTCGGCGCGACCGCCGCCCGGCTGGCCCTGACCCTGGCCGCGCGGGCCGGCGTGCCCGCCGCCCGGCCGGAGGGGTTGGGGGCGGCGGTGGCCGGGGTCGTGCCGGTGCGCGGCGCGCTGCTGGTGGCCGCCCTGACCGGGTGCGCGGCGGCGGGTGTCGGGGCATTGTTCGGGCCGTTCGACATCGGTCGTACGGTCCTCGCGGTCGTCCTCGCCTGTGGGGCCGCCGAGCTGCTCCTGCGTCACTGCGTACGGCGGTTCGGGGGCGTCACCGGGGATGTGTTCGGCGGACTCGCGGAGACGGCGGCGACGGCGGCGCTGGTGGCGTTCACCTTCGGCTGA
- a CDS encoding endo alpha-1,4 polygalactosaminidase produces MNRVRARSTLLPLLLLMAGCTGAPDDEPGTGRGTAEAARWRPEPGTEWQWQLSGRLDTSVDVPVYDIDGFDQSADTVAELHDDGRKVICYLSTGAWEDWRPDADDFPKAVIGESNGWEGEYWLDIRATDVLEPLMAARIDMCAEKGFDAVEPDNMDGYRNKTGFPLTAADQLRYNRLVARLAHERGLAVGLKNDLDQIPELVDDFDFAVNEQCAQYEECEDLTPFIEAGKAVFHVEYEMETGDFCPEARRLELSSLLKKWELGVWRKAC; encoded by the coding sequence ATGAACCGCGTCCGCGCCCGCAGCACCCTGCTGCCCCTCCTTCTGCTGATGGCCGGGTGCACGGGCGCCCCCGACGACGAGCCGGGCACCGGACGCGGGACGGCCGAGGCCGCCCGCTGGCGACCGGAACCGGGCACCGAGTGGCAGTGGCAGCTCAGCGGGCGCCTGGACACCTCCGTCGACGTCCCCGTCTACGACATCGACGGCTTCGACCAGTCGGCCGACACGGTCGCCGAGCTGCACGACGACGGCCGCAAGGTCATCTGCTACCTCTCCACCGGCGCCTGGGAGGACTGGCGCCCGGACGCCGACGACTTCCCGAAGGCGGTGATAGGCGAGAGCAACGGCTGGGAGGGCGAGTACTGGCTCGACATCCGCGCGACCGACGTCCTCGAACCCCTGATGGCCGCCCGCATCGACATGTGCGCGGAGAAGGGCTTCGACGCGGTCGAGCCCGACAACATGGACGGCTACCGCAACAAGACGGGCTTCCCCCTCACGGCCGCCGACCAGCTCCGCTACAACCGTCTCGTCGCCCGCCTCGCCCACGAACGAGGCCTGGCGGTCGGCCTGAAGAACGACCTCGACCAGATACCCGAACTCGTCGACGACTTCGACTTCGCGGTCAACGAACAGTGCGCCCAGTACGAGGAGTGCGAGGACCTCACGCCGTTCATCGAGGCCGGCAAGGCCGTCTTCCACGTCGAGTACGAGATGGAGACGGGCGACTTCTGCCCCGAGGCCCGCCGTCTGGAGCTCAGCTCCCTGCTGAAGAAGTGGGAGCTGGGGGTGTGGCGGAAGGCCTGCTGA
- a CDS encoding spherulation-specific family 4 protein, with protein sequence MTAYGTARRATELSSPSLLVPYYEHPRDRPAAWDALVEAAPRLYGVVLNPANGPGDGPDPAFIRVAGRLRAAGVRLLGYADTDYGRRPVTDVVRELTRHHAWYGTDGVFLDQAAAEYGAFDHYRRLAAAVWGAGPATLALNPGTPPHPAYARIADLVVTFEGTWETYRDQPPEPWPGGSGGLGARVCHLVHGVPPGTDVEGVARARGASVHCAVPGVGDHPWGTLPHALEPRR encoded by the coding sequence ATGACCGCATACGGAACAGCGCGCCGGGCGACCGAGCTCTCCTCGCCGTCCCTCCTGGTCCCCTATTACGAGCACCCCCGCGACCGCCCCGCCGCATGGGACGCCCTCGTCGAGGCCGCGCCCCGCCTCTACGGCGTCGTCCTCAACCCGGCGAACGGGCCGGGCGACGGCCCCGACCCGGCGTTCATCCGGGTCGCGGGCCGGCTGCGGGCGGCCGGCGTACGGCTCCTCGGGTACGCCGACACCGACTACGGCCGCAGACCCGTCACCGACGTCGTACGGGAGCTGACCCGCCACCACGCCTGGTACGGCACCGACGGCGTCTTCCTCGACCAAGCGGCCGCCGAATACGGCGCGTTCGACCACTACCGACGGCTCGCCGCGGCCGTCTGGGGCGCCGGCCCCGCCACCCTCGCCCTCAACCCCGGCACCCCGCCCCACCCCGCGTACGCCCGGATCGCCGACCTCGTCGTCACGTTCGAGGGCACCTGGGAGACGTACCGGGACCAGCCGCCCGAGCCCTGGCCCGGCGGCAGCGGGGGCCTCGGGGCGCGGGTGTGCCATCTGGTGCACGGAGTGCCGCCGGGCACCGACGTCGAGGGTGTCGCCCGCGCCCGGGGCGCCTCCGTGCACTGCGCGGTGCCCGGCGTGGGGGATCATCCCTGGGGTACGTTGCCGCACGCCTTGGAGCCCCGACGATGA
- the pelF gene encoding GT4 family glycosyltransferase PelF, translating into MRTGSHVTMLTEGTYPHVHGGVSTWCDQLVNGMPDVEFHLVSLTGTGREPVTWDLPPNVYRHTSVPTWGPRPGRARAPYGAARRRFTDAYERLLLSVLDPDAPQGFEEALYELARLARDGRLSAALRTESALRSLMWIWTMPHLPTAAARPTVHDALTATDLLEHSLRPLGARIPEDCVAHAVSGGLATLPALAARELDGVPFLLTEHGIYLRERYLGHRTADQRWPVKAFMLGFHRELTRLGYRAADLITPCNRYNRRWEERGGADADRIRTVYNGVDPAAFPHAGPEPEVPTLTWCGRVDPIKDLETLLHAYAMVRAELPGTRLRLFGPVPPGGEEYRTELEKLAAELGVTDGLTFEGRISEVWRAYAAGHVVMLSSISEGFPYSLIEAMSCGRTTVSTDVGGVREAVGDTGIVVPPREPEAMADAALGLLRDDERRRGLGESARRRVIDRFTLRRSVDAFRMIYQELAGRVDIVYEPAPATVADWTAELRDPWYRTGTTDGTDR; encoded by the coding sequence ATGCGCACCGGCAGTCATGTCACCATGCTCACCGAAGGCACCTACCCGCATGTCCACGGCGGGGTCAGCACCTGGTGCGACCAGCTAGTCAACGGCATGCCCGACGTCGAGTTCCACCTCGTGTCGCTCACCGGAACCGGCCGCGAACCCGTGACCTGGGACCTGCCGCCGAACGTGTACCGGCACACCTCCGTACCGACCTGGGGCCCGCGCCCCGGCCGCGCCCGCGCCCCGTACGGCGCGGCCCGCCGCCGCTTCACCGACGCCTACGAGCGACTGCTGCTCTCCGTCCTCGACCCCGACGCGCCCCAGGGCTTCGAGGAGGCCCTGTACGAGTTGGCCCGACTCGCCCGCGACGGGCGCCTGTCGGCGGCCCTGCGCACCGAGTCCGCGCTCCGTTCGCTGATGTGGATCTGGACGATGCCGCACCTGCCGACGGCCGCCGCGCGCCCCACGGTCCACGACGCGCTCACCGCGACCGATCTGCTGGAACACTCCCTGCGGCCGCTCGGCGCCCGGATCCCCGAGGACTGTGTGGCCCACGCGGTCAGCGGCGGCCTCGCCACGCTGCCCGCGCTCGCCGCCCGCGAGTTGGACGGCGTACCGTTCCTCCTCACCGAGCACGGCATCTATCTGCGCGAGCGCTACCTCGGCCACCGCACCGCCGACCAGCGCTGGCCCGTGAAGGCCTTCATGCTCGGCTTCCACCGCGAGCTGACCAGGCTCGGCTACCGCGCCGCCGACCTCATCACCCCCTGCAACCGGTACAACCGCCGCTGGGAGGAGCGGGGCGGCGCCGACGCCGACAGGATCCGCACGGTCTACAACGGCGTCGACCCGGCCGCCTTCCCGCACGCCGGCCCCGAACCCGAGGTGCCCACCCTCACCTGGTGCGGACGCGTCGACCCCATCAAGGACCTGGAGACACTGCTCCACGCCTACGCCATGGTCCGCGCCGAGCTCCCCGGCACCAGGCTCCGGCTGTTCGGGCCCGTGCCACCGGGCGGCGAGGAGTACCGCACCGAGCTGGAGAAGCTCGCCGCCGAACTGGGCGTCACCGACGGGCTCACCTTCGAGGGCCGCATCAGCGAGGTGTGGCGGGCCTACGCCGCCGGGCACGTCGTGATGCTCTCCTCGATCTCGGAGGGCTTCCCGTACTCCCTCATCGAGGCCATGTCCTGCGGCCGTACGACCGTGTCGACCGATGTCGGAGGGGTCCGCGAGGCGGTCGGCGACACCGGGATCGTCGTGCCGCCCCGCGAGCCGGAGGCGATGGCCGACGCCGCGCTCGGCCTCCTGCGCGACGACGAACGCCGCCGCGGCCTCGGGGAGTCGGCACGGCGGCGGGTGATCGACCGGTTCACCCTGCGCCGGTCCGTGGACGCCTTCCGCATGATCTACCAGGAACTCGCGGGCCGGGTCGACATCGTGTACGAGCCCGCGCCGGCCACGGTCGCCGACTGGACCGCCGAACTGCGCGACCCTTGGTACCGGACCGGCACGACGGACGGAACCGACCGGTGA
- a CDS encoding leucyl aminopeptidase has product MTALTLSTAAVSGLRADAIVVGVAKGPASRSGDLVVAPGAEAVDQAYDGKLAGLLETLGAAGAEGEVTKLPAPAGFKAPLVVAVGLGSVPEKDGTFTAETLRRATGAAARALTGTKKAAFTLPVVDAAAVAAVAEGALLGAYSFDAYKEQGKDSKAKNGKAPLAEVVLLGAKPRDKAHKAAVERAIAVTEELNRARDLINTPPNDLDPEAFAAVAQTAAKEHGIKVTVLDEKALAKGGYGGILGVGAGSAATPRLVQLSYTSSKAKKHLAFVGKGITYDSGGISLKPAGHNETMKCDMSGAAAVFAAVVAAARLKLEVNVTGWLALAENMPSGSATRPGDVLRMYSGKTVEVLNTDAEGRLVLADALAKASEDKPDAIVDVATLTGAMMLALGNRTFGIMANDDAFRSAVHEAAEESGEPAWPMPLPDHLRKGMDSPTADIANMGERYGGGLVAGLFLKEFVGEGITWAHLDIAGPAFNEGGPFGYTPKGGTGTAVRTLVRLAERAASGDLV; this is encoded by the coding sequence GTGACTGCTCTCACTCTCAGCACCGCCGCCGTGTCGGGCCTTCGGGCCGACGCGATCGTGGTCGGTGTCGCGAAGGGCCCTGCATCCCGGTCCGGGGACCTGGTCGTAGCGCCGGGTGCCGAGGCCGTGGACCAGGCGTACGACGGCAAGCTGGCCGGCCTCCTGGAGACCCTCGGCGCCGCGGGCGCCGAGGGCGAGGTGACGAAGCTGCCCGCGCCGGCCGGCTTCAAGGCGCCGCTCGTGGTGGCGGTGGGCCTGGGCTCGGTGCCCGAGAAGGACGGCACGTTCACCGCGGAGACGCTGCGCCGCGCGACCGGTGCCGCGGCCCGTGCCCTGACCGGCACGAAGAAGGCCGCGTTCACGCTGCCCGTCGTCGACGCGGCCGCCGTGGCCGCCGTCGCCGAGGGCGCGCTGCTCGGCGCGTACTCCTTCGACGCCTACAAGGAGCAGGGCAAGGACAGCAAGGCGAAGAACGGCAAGGCGCCGCTCGCCGAGGTCGTCCTGCTCGGCGCGAAGCCCCGCGACAAGGCCCACAAGGCGGCCGTCGAGCGCGCGATCGCGGTGACCGAGGAGCTGAACCGCGCCCGCGACCTCATCAACACCCCGCCGAACGACCTCGACCCGGAGGCCTTCGCCGCCGTCGCGCAGACCGCGGCCAAGGAGCACGGCATCAAGGTGACCGTCCTCGACGAGAAGGCGCTCGCCAAGGGCGGCTACGGCGGCATCCTCGGCGTCGGCGCGGGCTCGGCGGCCACGCCCCGGCTGGTGCAGCTGTCGTACACCAGCTCCAAGGCGAAGAAGCACCTGGCGTTCGTCGGCAAGGGCATCACCTACGACTCGGGCGGTATCTCCCTCAAGCCCGCCGGGCACAACGAGACGATGAAGTGCGACATGAGCGGCGCGGCCGCCGTGTTCGCCGCGGTCGTCGCCGCCGCCCGGCTCAAGCTGGAGGTCAACGTCACGGGCTGGCTCGCCCTCGCCGAGAACATGCCGTCCGGCTCCGCCACCCGCCCGGGTGACGTGCTGCGCATGTACAGCGGCAAGACGGTGGAGGTCCTCAACACCGACGCCGAGGGCCGCCTGGTGCTGGCCGACGCGCTCGCCAAGGCCTCCGAGGACAAGCCGGACGCGATCGTCGACGTGGCGACGCTGACCGGGGCGATGATGCTGGCGCTGGGCAACCGGACGTTCGGGATCATGGCCAACGACGACGCGTTCCGCTCCGCGGTGCACGAGGCGGCGGAGGAGTCGGGCGAGCCGGCGTGGCCGATGCCGCTGCCGGACCACCTGCGCAAGGGGATGGACTCGCCGACCGCCGACATCGCGAACATGGGCGAGCGGTACGGCGGTGGCCTGGTCGCCGGGCTGTTCCTGAAGGAGTTCGTGGGCGAGGGGATCACCTGGGCGCACCTGGACATCGCGGGGCCGGCGTTCAACGAGGGCGGGCCCTTCGGGTACACGCCGAAGGGTGGGACGGGGACGGCGGTGCGGACGCTGGTGCGGCTGGCCGAGCGGGCCGCCTCCGGCGACCTGGTGTGA
- the lpdA gene encoding dihydrolipoyl dehydrogenase, whose amino-acid sequence MANDASTVFDLVILGGGSGGYAAALRGAQLGLDVALIEKDKVGGTCLHRGCIPTKALLHAGEIADQARESEQFGVKATFEGIDIAGVHKYKDGVISGLYKGLQGLVASRKVTYIEGEGRLSSPTSVDVNGQRVQGRHVLLATGSVPKSLPGLEIDGNRIISSDHALVLDRVPKSAIILGGGVIGVEFASAWKSFGSDVTVIEGLKHLVPVEDENSSKLLERAFRKRGIKFNLGTFFSKAEYTQDGVKVTLADGKEFEAEVLLVAVGRGPVSAGLGYEEQGVAMDRGYVLVDEYMRTNVPTISAVGDLVPTLQLAHVGFAEGILVAERLAGLKTVPIDYDGVPRVTYCHPEVASVGITEAKAKEIYGADKVVALKYNLAGNGKSKILNTSGEIKLVQVKDGAVVGVHMVGDRMGEQVGEAQLIYNWEALPAEVAQLIHAHPTQNEALGEAHLALAGKPLHSHD is encoded by the coding sequence GTGGCGAACGACGCCAGCACCGTTTTCGACCTAGTGATCCTCGGCGGTGGTAGCGGTGGTTACGCCGCGGCCCTGCGCGGGGCTCAGCTGGGCCTGGACGTCGCCCTGATCGAGAAGGACAAGGTCGGCGGCACCTGCCTGCACCGGGGATGCATTCCCACGAAGGCCCTGCTCCACGCGGGCGAGATCGCCGACCAGGCCCGCGAGAGCGAGCAGTTCGGTGTGAAGGCCACCTTCGAGGGCATCGACATCGCCGGGGTGCACAAGTACAAGGACGGCGTGATCTCCGGCCTCTACAAGGGTCTGCAGGGTCTCGTCGCCTCCCGCAAGGTCACCTACATCGAGGGTGAGGGCCGTCTGTCCTCCCCGACCTCCGTCGATGTGAACGGCCAGCGTGTCCAGGGCCGCCACGTCCTGCTGGCGACCGGCTCCGTGCCGAAGTCGCTGCCGGGCCTGGAGATCGACGGCAACCGCATCATCTCCTCGGACCACGCCCTCGTCCTGGACCGCGTGCCCAAGTCCGCGATCATCCTGGGCGGCGGCGTCATCGGCGTCGAGTTCGCCTCCGCGTGGAAGTCCTTCGGCTCCGACGTCACCGTCATCGAGGGCCTGAAGCACCTGGTCCCCGTCGAGGACGAGAACTCCTCCAAGCTTCTCGAGCGCGCCTTCCGCAAGCGCGGCATCAAGTTCAACCTGGGCACCTTCTTCTCGAAGGCCGAGTACACCCAGGACGGTGTCAAGGTCACCCTCGCCGACGGCAAGGAGTTCGAGGCCGAGGTCCTGCTCGTCGCGGTGGGCCGCGGCCCCGTCTCCGCCGGTCTCGGCTACGAGGAGCAGGGCGTCGCGATGGACCGCGGCTACGTCCTGGTCGACGAGTACATGCGCACGAACGTCCCGACCATCTCCGCCGTCGGTGACCTGGTCCCGACGCTCCAGCTCGCGCACGTCGGCTTCGCCGAGGGCATCCTGGTGGCGGAGCGTCTGGCCGGCCTGAAGACCGTTCCGATCGACTACGACGGTGTCCCGCGGGTGACGTACTGCCACCCCGAGGTCGCCTCCGTGGGCATCACCGAGGCCAAGGCCAAGGAGATCTACGGCGCGGACAAGGTCGTCGCTCTGAAGTACAACCTCGCGGGCAACGGCAAGAGCAAGATCCTGAACACCTCGGGCGAGATCAAGCTCGTCCAGGTCAAGGACGGTGCCGTGGTCGGCGTCCACATGGTCGGCGACCGCATGGGCGAGCAGGTGGGCGAGGCCCAGCTGATCTACAACTGGGAAGCCCTCCCCGCCGAGGTCGCCCAGCTGATCCACGCCCACCCGACGCAGAACGAGGCGCTCGGCGAGGCCCACCTGGCCCTCGCGGGCAAGCCGCTGCACTCGCACGACTGA